In one window of Fictibacillus phosphorivorans DNA:
- a CDS encoding ABC transporter permease yields the protein MRQMLLIAHLTVKCWLKQPFPLIAMMLFPILLLGITYLGLKPLLEEKQWVEPFAVAIVDEDNTFETKLLMKQYENSEELKNVLTFEKTDAETASEKLANNDIAGMVIVPDGFTKGIRKGKNIPVTVIGNPERPFQANLLQQVMVSNANLISSAQSGANAAFHYLRKMDLSSDEFRAYRDTVITDFTLQALNRNKIYETETLSALGGVTTIDYYSLSGVLILLLVGGLFGMSLTARSEQTALRERLSLQGVRSGIFFFSNVLSVFLLLVIQSAVLVSLFYVLTKTWSITATILVLAYCLSIASLFALCQELFVRNGAKWGAGIILAMGLVATSGSVLPLSYLPETWRSGSMLNIVHHAHSGLLDTLFAGNETWMPVLLLLSFSIIIWAVSLLLITIKKRLPWSGQLPLHV from the coding sequence ATGAGGCAAATGCTACTCATTGCCCATCTAACGGTAAAATGCTGGCTAAAGCAGCCTTTTCCTCTGATTGCTATGATGCTGTTTCCGATACTGTTACTTGGAATCACGTATCTCGGGCTAAAACCACTTCTTGAAGAAAAGCAGTGGGTAGAGCCTTTTGCTGTAGCGATCGTAGATGAAGATAACACGTTTGAAACCAAACTGCTCATGAAGCAGTATGAAAACTCAGAAGAACTAAAAAACGTATTAACCTTTGAAAAAACAGATGCAGAAACCGCAAGTGAAAAGCTGGCTAATAACGATATCGCGGGCATGGTGATCGTACCGGATGGATTTACTAAAGGGATACGCAAGGGCAAAAATATCCCTGTAACCGTTATCGGTAACCCTGAACGCCCTTTTCAAGCAAATCTCTTGCAGCAAGTGATGGTGTCGAACGCCAACTTGATCTCTTCTGCACAAAGCGGAGCGAACGCAGCTTTTCATTATTTGCGAAAGATGGATTTGAGTTCAGATGAATTCCGTGCTTACCGCGACACGGTCATTACAGACTTTACGCTACAAGCTCTGAACCGAAATAAGATTTACGAAACGGAAACACTAAGTGCGTTAGGCGGAGTAACAACGATCGACTATTACAGCTTATCAGGTGTGTTGATTCTGTTACTCGTTGGTGGACTGTTTGGTATGAGTTTGACCGCAAGAAGTGAACAAACCGCACTGCGCGAAAGACTAAGTCTACAAGGGGTCAGGTCTGGCATATTCTTTTTTAGCAATGTTCTATCCGTTTTCCTTCTGCTCGTCATCCAAAGCGCCGTTCTAGTTTCCTTATTTTATGTTCTAACCAAAACGTGGAGCATCACAGCAACAATATTAGTTTTAGCATACTGCTTAAGCATCGCATCCCTTTTCGCGCTTTGTCAGGAACTTTTTGTTCGTAACGGGGCAAAATGGGGAGCGGGAATCATCCTTGCGATGGGACTCGTTGCGACAAGCGGAAGTGTTCTGCCATTATCGTATCTTCCAGAAACGTGGCGAAGCGGAAGTATGCTTAACATCGTGCATCATGCACACAGTGGACTCTTAGATACGTTATTTGCGGGGAATGAAACGTGGATGCCTGTTCTCCTGCTGCTTAGTTTTTCAATCATCATTTGGGCAGTGAGTTTACTGCTTATCACGATAAAGAAGAGGTTGCCATGGTCTGGACAATTGCCATTACACGTATAA
- a CDS encoding DUF6583 family protein: METQVNQSTGNKKRPLIIGLAIIAVLAIGATAYAMFVDLSPRELYLKSEMNTFKALNESFEDSFGDALALSEKQMEEAYKSEASIGVDVDPAMFGAGGMEAAMIGSILQNSEFKVTTQHDPKKEEGSAGMALRMNDADLVNAEFYQNNKQTAVNVPAAYDKNVYFENSKFGDVMRKFDPAYQGMEKLENFFKAVDSDISEDARDEAFEEFAKVYADSVKDENVKLKDDVDFKGEKLRELTVSLSEKETKAMLVNFVEKIEKDDEILDAIAEQSALQGGFQTGMVAPNSSMSKADAKKEIKSLLADAKKGIKDDLQIPGGMKQVVIIDGDDKVVSRNVTMKIGANGEEAVPMNYKSESWTKGDVTNSSWVLNAGPEGETLLVDVKMESEPKGKDGKKRDIKAKFEMTENGTTEGIGFQIKGEGTDKKSKWTANLVPAGDSAMELPDMTLEIEHTGDQNLDKDFAKHDYKVTLKGNDATMGDINVGLNIKTKTTFGDKLKFPELSEGKAVNVAEMSDAEMMTMMSEIQRNIEQFIGENAQLLQ; encoded by the coding sequence ATGGAAACACAAGTGAATCAGAGTACTGGAAACAAGAAGCGACCGTTGATCATTGGGCTTGCGATTATCGCAGTGCTTGCAATTGGTGCGACTGCTTATGCAATGTTCGTAGATTTATCTCCACGTGAATTGTATTTGAAATCCGAGATGAACACATTTAAAGCACTAAACGAATCTTTTGAAGACAGCTTTGGAGATGCGCTAGCACTTTCTGAAAAACAGATGGAAGAAGCGTATAAGTCTGAAGCAAGCATTGGGGTAGATGTTGACCCGGCGATGTTTGGAGCAGGCGGAATGGAAGCGGCAATGATCGGATCCATTCTACAGAACAGCGAATTCAAGGTAACTACACAGCATGATCCTAAGAAAGAAGAAGGATCTGCTGGAATGGCTTTAAGAATGAACGATGCAGATTTAGTGAATGCTGAGTTTTATCAAAACAACAAACAAACGGCTGTAAACGTACCTGCAGCTTACGATAAGAACGTTTACTTCGAAAATAGCAAGTTCGGTGACGTGATGCGTAAGTTCGATCCAGCGTACCAAGGAATGGAGAAGCTTGAAAACTTCTTTAAAGCAGTAGATAGCGACATTAGTGAAGACGCTCGTGATGAAGCGTTTGAAGAGTTCGCAAAAGTGTACGCAGACAGCGTAAAAGATGAAAACGTAAAACTAAAAGACGATGTTGATTTTAAAGGAGAGAAGCTTCGCGAGTTAACGGTTTCTCTTTCTGAAAAAGAAACAAAAGCAATGCTTGTAAACTTTGTTGAGAAGATCGAAAAAGACGATGAGATCCTAGATGCGATCGCTGAACAATCAGCATTGCAAGGCGGATTCCAAACTGGCATGGTAGCACCAAACAGCAGCATGAGCAAAGCAGATGCGAAGAAAGAAATTAAATCACTTCTTGCTGATGCGAAAAAAGGAATCAAAGATGACTTACAGATTCCGGGTGGAATGAAGCAAGTGGTTATTATCGATGGAGATGATAAAGTAGTAAGCCGTAACGTAACGATGAAGATTGGTGCGAACGGTGAAGAAGCGGTTCCGATGAACTACAAGTCTGAGAGCTGGACGAAGGGCGACGTAACGAACTCTTCTTGGGTTCTTAACGCAGGTCCTGAAGGCGAAACATTACTTGTAGATGTTAAGATGGAAAGCGAACCAAAAGGGAAAGACGGTAAGAAGCGAGACATTAAAGCGAAATTCGAAATGACTGAAAACGGTACAACAGAAGGTATCGGATTCCAAATTAAAGGTGAAGGCACAGATAAGAAGTCTAAATGGACGGCTAATCTTGTTCCTGCTGGCGATTCCGCAATGGAACTTCCAGATATGACGCTTGAGATCGAGCACACTGGTGACCAAAACCTTGATAAAGACTTTGCAAAGCACGATTACAAAGTTACATTAAAAGGTAACGACGCTACAATGGGCGATATCAACGTTGGATTAAACATCAAAACAAAAACAACGTTCGGCGATAAACTGAAATTCCCTGAGCTTTCAGAAGGAAAAGCAGTAAACGTTGCTGAGATGAGTGACGCTGAAATGATGACGATGATGTCAGAAATTCAACGCAACATCGAGCAATTTATCGGTGAAAACGCTCAATTGCTCCAATAG
- a CDS encoding sigma-70 family RNA polymerase sigma factor: MKNTPFEEVVAMFEPLIKSQIKRYHLTNHFDQYYQAGLLGLWKAYEAYNPEKGQFSSFAFIHVRGRILQELRNELKRQEIEVMHDPHESLTFQHLSHQDHIPYLEDETLNLYLMHLTENQQRWVVHRVFHMQSEAEIAKTFGVTLYAVKSWRKAAIKKLRTVLDAN; the protein is encoded by the coding sequence ATGAAAAACACACCGTTTGAAGAAGTTGTTGCAATGTTTGAACCACTCATAAAATCTCAGATTAAACGCTACCACCTCACAAACCATTTTGACCAATACTATCAAGCTGGTTTACTCGGACTCTGGAAAGCTTACGAGGCGTACAACCCAGAAAAAGGCCAATTCTCGTCCTTTGCCTTCATCCATGTTCGCGGACGTATTTTACAAGAGTTGCGAAACGAGCTGAAGCGGCAGGAGATAGAGGTGATGCATGATCCTCATGAATCCTTAACGTTTCAACACCTTTCCCATCAAGATCACATTCCGTATTTGGAAGACGAAACATTGAACCTCTATTTGATGCATCTTACCGAAAATCAGCAGCGTTGGGTCGTTCATCGTGTTTTCCATATGCAATCAGAAGCAGAGATAGCAAAAACGTTCGGAGTTACGCTGTATGCAGTGAAGTCTTGGAGAAAAGCGGCCATAAAGAAACTTCGTACAGTTTTAGATGCCAATTAA
- a CDS encoding DUF1659 domain-containing protein → MATAALIDSAMRLELDGGLDADNKPVVKYKNFANVKTTSTPDQLYAVANALSGLQVYPLVMIKRNDSFAIHS, encoded by the coding sequence ATGGCGACAGCAGCTTTGATTGATTCAGCGATGCGTTTGGAGCTTGATGGTGGTTTGGATGCAGACAACAAGCCGGTGGTGAAGTATAAGAACTTCGCTAATGTTAAAACCACTTCGACACCTGACCAGCTTTATGCGGTAGCAAACGCATTATCAGGACTTCAAGTGTATCCACTTGTGATGATTAAGCGAAACGATTCCTTCGCGATCCACTCTTAA
- a CDS encoding DUF2922 domain-containing protein translates to MAKVLELQFLNQENKTVTIRLDAPIEPVDPAAVNAAMDTVIAQNIFTSSGGNYTSKKGARIVDREVSEIEL, encoded by the coding sequence ATGGCCAAAGTGCTTGAATTGCAGTTTCTTAACCAAGAGAACAAAACGGTAACCATCCGTCTGGATGCTCCGATCGAACCGGTTGATCCTGCAGCTGTAAATGCAGCGATGGACACGGTAATCGCACAAAACATCTTCACTTCTTCGGGCGGAAACTATACGAGCAAAAAAGGTGCGCGTATTGTTGATCGTGAAGTGAGCGAGATCGAACTCTAA
- a CDS encoding DUF2187 domain-containing protein — protein MEFKIGDIIETFDGLKGEITSLLTNTAVVDFSVTENYSEHFEDAKQVVRLNDIRQIINS, from the coding sequence ATGGAATTTAAAATCGGTGATATTATTGAAACATTCGACGGCTTAAAAGGAGAAATTACTTCATTGTTGACCAACACCGCTGTTGTGGACTTTTCCGTAACAGAAAACTATTCGGAGCATTTTGAAGATGCGAAGCAAGTTGTTCGTTTGAATGATATTAGACAGATCATAAATAGCTAG
- a CDS encoding YpzI family protein: MGKDRQEKKLRESGRVESDRDQDLKYSGATKMEGPDEARARNHQDQ; this comes from the coding sequence ATGGGAAAAGACAGACAGGAGAAGAAGTTACGCGAGTCTGGACGCGTTGAATCTGACCGTGATCAAGACTTGAAATATTCTGGAGCAACGAAAATGGAAGGTCCTGATGAAGCGCGTGCGCGCAATCATCAAGATCAGTAA
- a CDS encoding DUF1648 domain-containing protein: MYEGRPKLNIPRTWLENFLDIASIALLIMGTMSLISEWAAIPDTVPTHFNAAGDPDGWGSKSNLWILTIMGVVTWLLLTVLEKYPHIYNYFNLTEENVERQYKNARMMINVMKNEILLFFVYMTWACSKVAKGVSEGLSVWVLPIFIVGITGSIAFFIVRSIKWK, from the coding sequence ATGTATGAAGGTCGACCAAAGCTTAATATACCAAGAACTTGGTTAGAAAACTTTTTAGATATTGCATCCATCGCCTTACTTATTATGGGAACCATGAGCTTGATCTCAGAGTGGGCAGCGATCCCAGACACTGTACCTACCCATTTTAATGCAGCCGGAGATCCAGATGGCTGGGGAAGTAAGAGCAACCTCTGGATTTTAACCATCATGGGAGTTGTAACATGGTTACTGCTTACCGTGTTAGAAAAATATCCACACATCTACAACTACTTTAATCTAACGGAAGAAAACGTTGAAAGACAGTACAAAAATGCGCGCATGATGATCAATGTGATGAAAAATGAAATCTTACTGTTTTTCGTATACATGACTTGGGCATGTTCGAAAGTGGCTAAAGGAGTCAGTGAAGGATTAAGTGTATGGGTACTACCCATTTTTATCGTGGGAATCACCGGTTCGATCGCATTTTTCATTGTGCGATCAATTAAATGGAAATAA
- a CDS encoding carboxymuconolactone decarboxylase family protein yields MDYGTLDESSRQAAMKKENKAGLSAREKLALELADHIMAYHGQLPDELYNRLKQHFSKEEIIALFFQIGSKNGANWFIIAMGIVNE; encoded by the coding sequence ATGGATTACGGGACTCTGGATGAGTCTTCTAGACAAGCGGCCATGAAAAAAGAGAACAAAGCAGGGTTATCAGCACGCGAAAAGTTAGCTCTCGAGCTCGCTGATCACATCATGGCGTATCACGGACAACTGCCAGATGAACTATACAACCGACTGAAGCAACATTTTTCAAAAGAAGAAATCATTGCGCTATTCTTCCAGATCGGTAGCAAAAACGGAGCCAATTGGTTCATAATCGCGATGGGGATAGTAAACGAATAG
- a CDS encoding S8 family peptidase produces the protein MLKRFVATAATLPLLVSLALPASAANSEVSKASFTPAATKAASQEIIVHFKDTVSAAVNTEKKVSQLGGKVVEVTKDFTVVKVDGSVADALKNYENLDSVEYAEPNLTFHASYVPNDSAYQSQQYAPQKVGAEQAWDTTQSSSSVKIAVIDTGVDYNHPDLAGKVIKGADYVDDDNDPLDENEHGTHVAGIAAANTNNGVGIAGLAPKASILAVRVLDANGSGSLDDVAQGIRYAADQGAQVINLSLGGAGGTQTLQSAVDYAWGKGSVVIAAAGNEGVSSPSYPAYYTNAIAVAATDQNDRKASFSNYGSWVDIAAPGVNIYSTTPNNQYASFSGTSMASPVVAGVAGLLAAQGKSASQIRAALENTADPVSGTGSQFQNGRVNAAAAVQQ, from the coding sequence ATGTTAAAGCGTTTCGTGGCGACTGCCGCAACATTACCACTACTGGTGTCATTAGCACTTCCAGCATCTGCTGCAAATTCTGAGGTATCTAAAGCTTCTTTTACACCGGCTGCAACAAAGGCTGCTTCACAAGAAATTATTGTCCATTTTAAAGATACGGTTTCAGCAGCAGTCAATACAGAAAAAAAAGTTTCACAGCTTGGCGGTAAAGTAGTTGAAGTAACGAAAGATTTTACAGTCGTGAAGGTAGACGGTAGTGTGGCAGATGCGCTCAAGAACTATGAAAATCTTGACTCTGTTGAGTATGCAGAACCAAACTTAACGTTCCATGCAAGCTATGTACCAAACGATTCTGCTTATCAAAGTCAGCAATACGCACCACAAAAAGTAGGAGCTGAGCAAGCTTGGGATACGACACAGAGCTCTTCCTCTGTAAAAATTGCAGTAATCGATACAGGTGTTGACTACAACCACCCTGATCTTGCAGGTAAAGTGATTAAAGGTGCCGACTATGTAGATGACGATAACGATCCATTGGATGAGAACGAGCACGGTACACACGTTGCAGGTATCGCGGCTGCGAACACAAATAATGGTGTAGGAATCGCGGGTCTTGCCCCAAAAGCTTCTATTCTAGCGGTTCGTGTTCTTGATGCGAACGGAAGTGGATCACTCGATGACGTCGCTCAAGGTATTCGTTACGCAGCTGATCAAGGGGCACAAGTTATCAATCTAAGTCTTGGTGGAGCTGGCGGCACTCAAACGCTTCAATCTGCTGTTGATTATGCATGGGGCAAAGGTTCTGTAGTCATCGCTGCTGCAGGAAATGAAGGGGTATCTTCTCCTAGCTATCCAGCTTATTACACGAACGCGATCGCAGTTGCTGCTACTGATCAAAACGACCGTAAAGCTTCATTCTCAAACTACGGTTCGTGGGTTGATATCGCAGCGCCAGGTGTTAACATCTATTCCACAACGCCTAATAATCAGTATGCGAGTTTCTCAGGAACGTCTATGGCATCACCAGTTGTTGCGGGTGTAGCAGGACTTCTTGCGGCTCAAGGCAAAAGTGCTTCTCAAATCCGAGCAGCGCTTGAAAACACAGCTGATCCTGTGTCTGGAACAGGCAGTCAGTTCCAAAACGGCCGTGTGAATGCAGCGGCGGCTGTTCAACAATAA
- a CDS encoding sulfite oxidase-like oxidoreductase — MDLNKADRIKKMRVPQVDGKLEDRLPPGQVETKKFPILHEGDVPVYDMKKWSLSVEGLVGKRVEFSFEDIMKMPQTTVVRDIHCVTRWSRFDNAFEGVKFTDFLKHFDVDSKAKYVMVHADYDYTTNVPLQDLLRDDVILAHSFDGKPLTEKHGFPLRLIVPHLYFWKSAKWIRKFQFLEEDQPGFWEQNGFHMYGDPFKEERFSSDEFEMPEDEWKKKEYD, encoded by the coding sequence ATGGACCTTAACAAAGCAGACCGCATTAAAAAGATGCGTGTCCCACAAGTCGATGGAAAGTTAGAAGATCGCTTGCCCCCTGGCCAGGTTGAAACAAAAAAGTTCCCCATTCTTCATGAAGGGGACGTTCCTGTTTACGATATGAAAAAATGGTCGTTATCTGTAGAAGGACTCGTAGGAAAACGTGTCGAATTTAGTTTTGAAGACATCATGAAGATGCCTCAAACGACAGTAGTTCGTGACATTCACTGTGTGACAAGATGGTCACGGTTCGACAATGCGTTTGAAGGTGTTAAATTTACGGACTTTTTAAAGCATTTTGATGTGGATTCTAAAGCAAAGTATGTGATGGTCCACGCCGATTACGATTATACGACGAATGTTCCGCTACAAGATCTATTGCGAGACGATGTGATTCTCGCGCACTCGTTTGATGGCAAGCCTTTAACGGAAAAGCATGGATTTCCGCTTCGCCTTATTGTTCCGCACCTTTACTTTTGGAAAAGTGCAAAGTGGATTCGCAAGTTTCAGTTCTTAGAAGAGGATCAGCCAGGCTTTTGGGAGCAGAACGGCTTTCATATGTATGGCGATCCATTTAAAGAGGAACGATTTTCGAGCGATGAATTCGAGATGCCTGAAGATGAGTGGAAAAAGAAAGAGTATGATTGA